Below is a genomic region from Gillisia sp. Hel_I_86.
TCATTGATTTTCTGAATAATATTAAAGGAGAAGGTTTTGCTCTCCTCTTGGATATACTCAAAAATAGCTACTGCTGAAGCTGCTAAATGAGATTCGTGTTGCTCATCTTCAAAAGGAATGATTTTTAAAAGAAAATCCCCAAATTGCTCCAGATTGGAAAAATCGAAATCCAGCTCTTTTAATTTTACCAGCAATTCTTCAGAAGACCAACTTTCAAGATCTGAAATTTTAAAACCCAAATGCTCAAATAAGAGTCCGTTTGCCTTGGAACGCTGTTCAGTTTCATAAAATTCAGGAACAAATTCCAAGTCGATCAACCTACCCACAAGCTCGTTGATCTTCTGATTTTCTTCGTCTCTTAAACCTTTGCTAAGCATTACGGGTTATTTTGAATATTCTTTAACTGCATCTATAAAAGCACGTGCATTTTCTACGGGAATATCTGGTAGAATTCCGTGACCTAAGTTCACGATATATTTATCTTTTCCGAATTCATCGATCATTTGGTGAACCATTTTTTTGATCTCGGCAGGTGGCGAATACAATCTTGAAGGATCAAAATTTCCTTGTAACGTAATGTTTCCGCCCGTTAAATAACGCGCATTTCGTGGAGAACATGTCCAGTCTATTCCTAAAGCAGAAGCCCCGGATTTTGACATTTCATCCAATGCGAACCAACAACCTTTTCCAAAAGCGATAACCGGAACTTCATCTTTTAGGGCATCTATAATTTGTTGCATATATCGCCATGAAAAGATTTGATAATCTGTTGGGGACAACATTCCTCCCCAAGAATCGAATATTTGTACTGCATCTACGCCCGCAGCAACTTTAGCTTTAAGATATGCGATGGTAGTATCGGTGATTTTTTGAAGCAAAGTATGCGCAGCAGCTGGATTGGTAAAACAGAATTTCTTTGCGATATCAAAATTCTTGGAACCTTGTCCTTGTACCGTGTAGCACAAAATGGTCCATGGAGAACCGGCAAACCCTATCAAAGGGACCTCATCGTTCAAGGCTTGTTTGGTCATTTTAATGGCATCCATCACGTAACCTAACTCTTCATGTACATTAGGAACATAAACTTTCTCCACATCTTTGCTGGTTCTCACGGGATTTGGCAACCAAGGTCCCACACCTGGTCTCATTTCCACCTTGATGTTCATTGCCTGAGGGATCACCAAAATATCGCTAAATAATATGGCTGCATCTGGTCCAACTTGATTTATAGGCATTATGGTGATTTCTGTAGCCAGTTCTGGGGTTCTGCAACGTGTGAAGAAATCGTGTTTTTCCTTCAATTTCATGAAATCCGGTAAATACCTTCCTGCCTGGCGCATCATCCACACTGGTGGCCTGTCTACGGTTTCACCCTTTAATGCTCTTAAAAATAAGTCGTTCTTGATCATTTCTTATATTTTTTAACTGCCTGTACGATCACATTTTCAATACTAGGCTTATTTGCTATAACTATATGTTGTGTATGTTTTTTAGCTTCAGCTGCGGTGGTTTCCCCAATGCAAAATGCGGTGCTCGAATTTAAACTATTTTTCTGGCAAAAGCTTTGCACTCCACTGGGACTAAAAAATAAAACCCCTTCAAAAGTACGGTTGAATTTTTTGGGATTTAAGGTTGTTTTATATACCACCAATTCTTTAATAGAAAAATTTTCTGCTTTCAAAATCTTGGATAGTTCCTCCCTGCGCATGGAACCGCAAATATGAAGGAATTCTTTTTCTTTAAAATCCTTTACGATCAAGTTTGCCAACTCTTCGCCATAATCTGCTGAAGCAATTACACTATAGCCTTCTTTTTCAATTTGAGCCTTGGTCTTTTCACCAACACAAAAAATGTTGAGATCGCGGGTTTGGAATTCCGGATATTGCGTAAAAAAACCTTTTACTCCGTTCTGGCTGGTAAAGATGAGGTTTCTGGGTATAGGTGCATCCAATGAAGAATTATCGAATTCAATAGTAATCGCATTGTATTCCACAAGTCCAATTCCTGAATTAAGAAGTAATTGTTTCTGGGGTGTTGTTAGAATTTTGGTGGAAAGTAAGGTAGCCATGTTATTTAATTCAGGACTTTTTTAATTTCTTCCATTAAAACACTTCCTCCATTATTAAGTACTTTTAACGCACATTCTTTCCCAAAGTTAGGGGCGTCTTTTATGGCGATCTTTCTTTCCACGGAAATTTTTTTCTTTCCATCCAAACTGAATAAAGCTCCCTTAAAAGTGATTTCGTTCCCTTCAATAGTAGCTAAAGCGCCAATGGGAGCAGTACATCCACCTTCCAGAACCTGTAGGAAATCACGTTCTATATGTACACAAATTTCAGATTCTCTATGATTCAATGCTTTTAAAACCTCTCTCGTCCCGCTGTCTTTTTCCATAGCAACCACTAACATGGCGCCTTGAGCAGGAGCAGGAAGCATCCAGTCCAGATCTAAGGAATTCTCCGGTGTCAAATTGATGCGCTCTAGTCCGGCAGCGGCAAATATCGCTCCGTTCCAATCGCTATCCTTTAGCTTTTGCATTCTGGTATTTACATTTCCACGAAGATCTACGCAGGTATGGGAGGGATATTTATTTAGCCATTGGGCTTTCCTTCTTAAACTTCCGGTGGCAATAACCCCTCCTGCATCTAAAAAATCCAATCCTTTATGAATGAGTACGTCTATTGAATTTGCCCTTTTTAATACCGCAGCCTCAACAATTCCCTTTGGAAGCGCTGTTGGCACGTCTTTCATGGAGTGCACGGCAACATCTATTTTCCCTGTTAACATGGCAATGTCCAAGGTCTTGGTAAAAATACCTGTAATGCCCATTTCATATAAAGGTTGGTCCAGGTTTAAATCTCCAGTGGATTTTACGGGAAGTAATTCGGTTTTATGGCCTAGATTTTCCAATGCAGCTTGTACGGTCTTCGCCTGCCAAAGTGCAAGTTCACTATCGCGGGTGCCAATTCTAATAACTTTGTTCATTACATGGAATCTTCCAGTTGAAATACCTTTTGGATAAGTTCCAAACTTTCATCTGAGGTGTTAGAATCATCTTTAAGGTGATTGGCAAAATGATTCATTATTTTTTGAATAATCCTATTGCTTACAATCTCTGCTTGCTCGCTATTGAAATCGGTGATTTTCTTGCTTTGGAAATCCAATTCGGCATCTTTCATCGTTTTCAGCTTTTTCTTTAACGCTTTAATGGTAGGTGCAAATTTTCGCATTTCCAGCCATTTTATGAAATCTCCTTCAACCTCCTTGATGATCTCTTGTGCCTGCGGAATAAATTCCTTCCTTTTTTCCAAGGTAGCATCGGTCATTTGGGAAAGTTGGTCTAAATGAATTAAAGTTACATTTTCCATTCCCACAACATCATCGGCAACATTTTTGGGAATAGAAAGATCGAGGATCAACAACTGCTTTTTCGCATAGATCAATTCCTTGGAAATGGTTGGGTTTTGGGCGCCAGTCGCAACCACTAAAATATCGGCCTGACGAATTTCCGATTGTAGATCGGCGTAATCTTTTACCCTTAAATTGAATTTTCCTGCGATTTTTTCAGCCTTGTCCTTGGTTCTATTAATAAGGGTAATATGACTGTTCTTGGTGTGCTTTACCAAATTCTCACAGGTGTTCCTTCCAATTTTTCCTGTTCCGAACAAAAGAATATTCTTATCGGTAACATTTTCAACTTCATTTAAAATATACTGAACAGAAGCAAAACTAACCGAAGTAGCTCCCGATGAAAGCTGGGTTTCGTTTTTAATACGCTTGCTCGCCTGAATTACAGAATTTATTAATCGTTCCAAGAACGGATTGGCAACACCCACTTTCTTAGAGGCGATAAATGCAAGTTTAAGCTGGCTTATAATTTCGAAATCCCCAAGAATCTGACTATCCAAACCGGTTCCCACTATAAACATATGGGATATGGCTTCACGGTTCTTGTAAACAAACGCTACTTTTTCGAATTCCTCCACGGTACCATGAGTGTGTTCGCAAAGCAATTTAATTAACTGATATGGATGTTGGGCAAACCCGTAAATTTCTGTACGGTTACAGGTAGAAGTAACTATTAAGCCATCTATGCCTTCAATTTTTGCCTGGTTCAGCAAATTTATTTTTCCTTCTTCAGTAAGGCTAAAGTGGCCCCTAATATCGGCGTCGGCTTTTTTGTAGCTTAATCCTATGGTATAAAAATGTTTCCCTCTGGAGATGTGATATTTTTCCATGAACCTATTTAGGTGTTCAGGAACAAAGGTAATTGATTGGTATTTTAAAAAGTAACGCTCAAAGTACTAAATGTGTCGTTTGATGGGATTTATGATAAGAACATCCTTAAATTAAGTGAAATGCACTAAATTTGCAGTGATTTCAAATGCTTAGGTCAAATTAATTTAGACTGATTCTAAATAAAAAAATGAAAATCAAAATGAATTCTGAAGAAAAAAACGTCGCTGGAGGGTTTGTGGATGAGACTAAAATTGAAGATGGATTCTTCCTGTTAAAGTTTCAAAATGAAGAAATTAAGCAACAAAGAATCACCAGGGAAATAGACAGCAGTTATATTCAATTTCATTTTTGTGTGAAAGGTGAAGGGAAATTTTTATTCAATAACAGCAGCTATGAATTACCGTTAAAAGAAGAATATTCGTTGCTTTTATACAATCCGCAGCAAGATTTGCCTTTAAATTTGGATTTACATGCAAAGTCGTGGCTTATCTCGATGGTGATCTCCATTAAAAAATTTCATTCCATGTTCTCGCAGGAAGCGGGTTATATTCCTTTTTTAAGTTCTGAAAATAGCGACAAAAAATATTACAAGGATGGTGAAATTACCCCTTCTATGGCAATTGTCCTCAATCAGTTGATGAACTTCAATTTGATGCCCTCCATTAAATCCCTGTATTTTAAAGCCAAAGCCTACGAATTGTTGAGTTTGTACTTTAATAGATCTGGCGATAACAACGTGGAGCAATGTCCGTTCTTGGTAGATGAAGACAATGTGATGAAAATCAGGAGAGCGAAAGACATCGTGATAGCCCATATGGCAGAGCCCCCTTCGCTTCAGGATCTTGCTACAGAGATCGGTTTGAGTTTAAAAAAACTGAAGGAAGGTTTCAAACAAATTTATGGAGATTCTGTTTATAGTTTTTTGTTCGACTATAAAATGGAATTTGCCCGAAAACTATTGGATTCTGGGGAGTTTAATGTGAATGAAGTTGGTCTGAAAGTAGGGTATAGCACGGCGAGCCATTTTATTGCGGCCTTTAAAAAGAAATTTGGAACTACTCCAAAGAAGTATGTGATGTCCTTGACGTTGCCAAACAATTCTTAATGTATTGATTTTATTAATAATCCAATTGAGCTAATCTTAGTTTAAACGCAATTTTAAAATATTTATAATCGTATTTTTAAATTCTGAAAAATTGCTGAAAAAGAAAAGAGAATGAGTAAAGGTGTACTCTTGGTAAATCTGGGTTCTCCGGATAGTACCGACCCAAAAGATGTAAAAAAATATTTAGGGGAATTTTTAATGGACGAGCGGGTGATCGATGTTCCCCTTTGGGCGCGAACAATTTTGGTCAAGGGAATTGTTTTAAATACACGCCCAAAACAATCTGCCGCAGCCTATAAAAAGATTTGGTGGGATGAGGGTTCTCCTCTTATTGTCCTCTCTGAAAGGTTAAGAGATAAGATAGATGAAAACACCTCTGTGCCCATTGTTTTGGCAATGCGCTATGGTACTCCAAATATAAAATCGGGTTTACAGGAATTGCATGACCAAGGAGTAGATGAGGTGCTAATTTTTCCGCTCTATCCCCAGTTCGCGATGGCTACTACCGAAACTATTTTAGTGTTGGCAGAAGAATTGAGACAAGGATTTTTTCCGAAAATGCAATTCACTTCTATTCCGGCTTTTTACAATCATCCAGATTACATTAGGGTTTTGGCCAATAGTATTCAGGAGAAGTTAAAAGATGTTGAATATCAGCATATTTTATTTTCTTATCATGGACTGCCTGAAAGACATATTCGAAAAAGCGATATCACTAAATCCCATTGCCAAATAGATGGCAGTTGTTGCAACACAGCATCTGAAGCACATCAATTCTGCTATAGGCATCAGTGTTTTGAAACGACTAGGTTGGTAGCAGAATATCTTCAATTAAAAGAAAATACCTATAGTGTTTCATTTCAATCCAGGCTTGGTTTCGATCCTTGGTTGCAACCTTATACAGATAGGACCATCGAACGGTTTGGAAAACAAGGCATGAAAAACCTGGCAATCGTAACTCCCGCTTTTGTGAGTGATTGTTTAGAAACCTTGGAAGAGATTGCCATGGAAGGGGAAGAGATCTTTCACGAAGTTGGAGGAGAAAAATTTACGGTTGTCCCTTGCTTGAATACTCGGGAAGATTGGGTAGAAGTGCTTTCCAGATGGGTAGACGAATGGGCTCTTGCTAAAGAGGTAGAGGCATAATGGCTCACGTTAATTCAGCGGCACTTGGGAAGGATCCAATTTGGAAACTGCTTATTAAACAAGCCTTGCCTGCTTCTATTGGAATTTTGGTTATGTCCCTAAATATTTTAGTGGACACCATCTTTGTTGGGAACTGGATAGGTTCTATAGCAATTGCCGCAATAAATGTGGTTTTACCGGTTTCTTTCTTTATCGCTGCTTTGGGAATGGCAATAGGAATTGGAGGTTCTTCCATTATTTCCAGGGCTTTGGGTTCTGGCGATAAACCTAAAGCTTTAAAAACCTTCGGAAACCAGATCACGCTCACCCTTATCTTATCGGTATTTTTGGTATTGGTGGGATTAACATTTATCGATTCCATTATCCCTGCATTTGGAGGAAAAGGCGATATTTTCGCTCCCGCCAAGATCTACTATAAAGTTGTGTTGTATGGAGTGCCTTTCTTGGCGCTTTGTATGATGGGGAACAATGTGATTAGGGCAGAAGGCAAGCCAAAGTTTGCGATGATCGCCATGATTATTCCCTCTGTTGCCAACCTTTTTTTAGATTATATCCTCATCAATGTATTGGATATGGGAATGTTGGGAGCGGCTATCGCATCAAGTGTTTCTTACTTCTTTTGCTTTTCTTATGTTTTATGGTTCTTTCTTTCCAATCATTCAGAATTAAAGATCAATTGGCCACATTTTGGGTTTGATTTTCCAATTTTAAAAGAAATATCTTCTCTTGGCTTTGTTACTTTGGCGAGACAAGCTGTGGTAAGTGTTACTTATTTATTGATGAACAACATTTTATTCGAACTTGGCGGAGAAGATTCGGTAACAGTATATGCAATTATTGGGAGAATGCTCATGTTCGCACTTTTCCCAGTGCTAGGAGTAACTCAGGGGTTCCTGCCAATTGCAGGATATAATTATGGAGCGGGGCATTGGGACCGAGTGAGAAAAAGCATCAATACCGCAATATTATATGCTTGTGGGTTGGGATTGTTGGTCTTTGCCGGGATCATGTTCTTTTCAGAAAATATAGTACGGGTTTTTACAGATAATCCCGTGGTGGTCCGGGATACCCCAAGTGCCATGCGTTGGGTATTTGCCGCAACTCCAATTATCGCGTTACAGCTTATTGGTTCAGCTTACTTTCAAGCCATCGGGAAAGCGGTTCCCGCATTATTGCTCACCCTTTCCCGACAAGGTTTTTTCTTTATCCCGTTGGTTTTGATATTGCCAATTTATTATGGTGAAATAGGGGTTTGGATCGCATTTCCCATTGCCGACGTGCTTTCCACCCTTGTAACCGCTTATTTTTTAAATCGGGAAATTAGGTTGAGGTTAAAACCATCACTCCCTGAAAAGGTTTCATAGAAATTGGTATCTTTATTTTTCTTTTGAATTACCTATTAGTGAAGTACTTATTAATGCATTTATATCTTATTCTATGAGGACATTTTTACCTAAACTTCTTCTTGTATTTTTTTTCTTCGGAATTTATACAGAAACCAATGCACAGCGGAACAAGAAATCTGCCGAAACAACTATAGATTCATCTGCCTTCGGGGCTTTAAAATATAGGTTGATAGGGCCTTTTAGAGGAGGGCGTTCTGCGGCCGTAGTGGGAGTTCCCGGAGAGCCAAACTTGTTTTATTTTGGTGCCACAGGTGGAGGAATATGGCGTACTACTGATGGCGGACGAACCTGGGAGAACATTTCTGACGGATTTTTTGGAGGAAGCATTGGAGCGATAAGTGTTGCCAATAGCGATCATAATATACTATTTGCCGGAGGAGGGGAAAAAACCCTAAGGGGAAATGTCTCTTCCGGGTCGGGAATATGGAAATCTGTAGATGCCGGGAAAACATGGAAATCCATGGGCTTGGAGAAAAGCAGGCATATCCCAAGGATCTCCATTCACCCAACCAATCCAGAGATCGTATATGCCGCCGTATTGGGGAATATTTACAAACCAACCCAAGAACGTGGTATTTATAAAAGTACCGATGGGGGAGCAACTTGGAAAAGAACACTTTTCGTTAATGAGCAAGCGGGAGCAGTAGATCTTATTATGGATCCCAATAATCCGCGAATTTTATATGCTTCCACTTGGAGAGTGCAACGAACTCCTTATAGTTTGAGCAGTGGTGGAGAAGGATCGGCGCTTTGGAAGAGTACAGATAGTGGGGAAACCTGGAAAGAGATTTCAAAAAATAAAGATTTTCCTCAAGACACCTTGGGAATTATGGGAATTACGGTATCACCGGTTAATTCCAACAGGCTTTGGGCAATTGTCGAGAATAAGGAAAAAGGTGGCGTTTATAGAAGTGAAGATGCTGGCGAAACCTGGAAGAACATAAATAGCGACCGGAGCCTGCGTCAAAGGGCTTGGTATTATACTCGAATCTATGCCGATCCCAAAGATGAAGATGTGGTATATGTGGTGAATGTTTCTTATCATAAATCCAAAGATGGGGGGGAGAATTTTACTTCAGCAAGGGCGCCTCATGGGGATCATCATGATATGTGGATAGCTCCGGAAAATCCCAATCGGATTATTATGGGAGATGATGGTGGTGCACAGGTAACTTACGATGGTGGGAAAACTTGGAGCACGTATCACAATCAGCCTACAGCACAATTTTATAGATTGACTACAGATAATCACTTTCCGTACAGGATTTATGCCGCACAACAGGATAATTCCACGATTAGGATAGACCACAGAAGTACCGATTATTCAATTTCCGAAGAGAACTGGGAATCTACCGCAGGCGGGGAATCGGCACATATTGCAGTAGATCCAGAAAATGATGACATTGTTTATGGAGGAAGCTACGGTGGATTTTTATCTCGTGTAAATCACGAAAAGAACACCCAACGTGCAATTAACGTCTGGCCAGATAATCCTATGGGGCATGGTGCAGAGGATATGAAATATAGGTTTCAATGGAATTTCCCGATCATATTTTCCAAACATGATCCCAACAAATTATATACGTTTTCCAACCATGTACATGTAACTACCAATGAAGGTCAGTCCTGGGAAACCATTAGTGAAGATCTTACCAGAAACGATAAGTCAAAACTCGGTTCCAGTGGAGGACCAATTACCCAAGACAATACAGGAGTAGAATATTACGCCACTATTTTTGCTGCGGAAGAATCTGCCTTGCAAGAAGGTTTGATCTGGGTGGGAAGTGACGACGGATTGGTGCATGTAACCAAGGACGGAGGAAAGAATTGGGAAAATATCACTCCAAAAGGATTGCCGGAATGGGCGCAGATAAATTCACTGGAAACCAGTGATCATGATGCGGGGACTGCCTATATTGCTGCAACCAGATATAAACTGGGGGATTTTGCACCGTATCTATACAAAACTACAGATTTTGGAAAAAGCTGGACAAAGATCACCGATGGGATAGGAAATGAACATTTTACCCGTGTAATTCGTGAAGACCCAACCGATAAAAACTTGTTATATGCAGGAACTGAAAATGGAATGTACATCTCCTTTAATCAAGGAAAACAATGGCAGGAATTTCAATTGAATTTACCTATAGTTCCTATAACAGATCTTGCTATTAAAGAGGACAATTTAATTGTGGCCACACAGGGAAGGAGTATTTGGATTTTGGATGATTTAAGCGTCCTGCATCAATATACTCCTGAAAACTCTAAAAAAGACTCATTCCTTTATCAGCCTAAAGCTACTTATAGAATAAGTGGAGGAGCACGGGAAAATTCCAAGACTGAGGGCACCAATCTTCCGAATGGAGTGGTGACCTATTTCAACATAAAAAATCTGGACGAAAAGAAAGATACCATTCATCTTACCTATTTTAATCAAGCAAATGATACTTTAAAATCCTTCGGGAATCAAGCTAAAGAAGATAAGTTAAAAGTGAAAAAGGGTTCCAATATGTTTGTTTGGAATATGTATGAAAAAGGTGCCGAAAAATTGGATGGAATGATCCTTTGGTGGGCAGATTTGGAAGGCCCAAGGATCCTTCCTGGAGAGTATGTTGTGGAACTAAATGTGAATGGAAAAAAAGAGCGCAAAAACTTTAAGGTATTACCAAATCCCAATGCAGAAACCGATAAAGCAGGATTACAAAAGCAATATGATTTTATTGCAGATGTGAATGCAACGGTGGACGAGGCTCATAAATCCATCAAAAAGATCAGAAAGATCAACGAGCAACTTAAATCTTTTCAAACTCAATATAAAGGGAACGAAAATGTAAAAGACCTGGTTGAAAAAGCGAAGCAAATGGAGGAGGAATTTGGAGAGATAGAGAAGGCGCTTTACCAAACCCAAAACAAGAGCGGGCAAGACCCTTTGAATTTCCCGATTAAACTCACCAATAAATTGGCACATTTAAACTCCTTGGTAGGAATGGGGGATTTCCCACCTACAGATCAGGACTTAGCGGTGAAAAACGAGTTGTCTTCAGCAATAAAAAAACAACTGACTGCTTTTGACGCTTTGATAGACAAAGAAATTGAAGAATTCAATAGACAATTTAACGCCAAGAACCTTAATTATCTATTTTTGGACGCTCAATAAGATCCATGGAATATTACAATTATATTAAAGCCCTGCATTTAATTTTTATAGTTACCTGGTTTGCGGGACTGTTCTATATTCCGCGGCTGTTTGTTTATCATATAGAAGCAGCCGCGAAGTCAGAACCAGATCGGTCTATCTTGACCACACAATTAAAACTGATGACTAAAAGGCTTTGGTATATCATCACCTGGCCTTCGGCAATTTTAACCAGTATCTTTGCATTTTGGATGCTATTTCTTATGCCGGTTTGGGTAGAACAAGATTGGATGCAGGTAAAATTGGGGTTTGTGGTTTTGCTGTATGCCTATCATTTTAAATGTCATTTGATCTTTAAGGAAATGCAAAACGATGTTATAAAATGGACTTCCAACCAAATGCGACTTTGGAATGAAGGCTCTACGCTGATCCTTTTTTCAGTGATTTTTTTGGTGATCGTTCGGGATGCCATTAACTGGATCTACGGAGTGCTTGGAATATTTCTGTTGGCCGCTATGTTAATGCTTGGAATCAAGATATATAAGCGTATTCGCTCTAAAAATCCCAATGCTTAATGTGGTGTGATAATTGATTATTTCAGAATACGTACTCGAAATATTTTATGAAGCTTTTAAAACTGTCTTTAAGAAACCGGATTTTCATTTCCATGATGTTGCTGGTTCTTGTAGCTTCCATACTTATTGCCGGGGTTACAGTTTTTCAATATAAACAGGAGTCTGAAGATTATCACCGCGAACGTCTGGAACGAAAAGAGCAGGCAATTAGGGAGAACATAAAATTTGTTTTAGAGGGAACTAGTTATTTGGTGAATACAGAGAATATGCCTGTAATCCTTCAGCAACACGATAAAATTTATGAGATCTCACAGGTGCACGACATGCAGCTTAATGTGTACGATCTTAATGGAAAACTGCTTATAAAATCCAGCGAATCTTTTTTTAGGGATACTACCAATGTCCAGATCCCAAAACATATTATCAAGGAACTGGAAAATTCGCCTAATAAGCGATATTTAAAGAGGTCTCAGGTAAATGATCAGAAATTCCAGTCTTCTTATACGTATATAACCGACAATAAATTTAAGCCTTTGGCAATCCTTTATTTGCCATATCTGCAGGATGATGATTTGCTTCAGAAAGATTTGAATGATTTTTTAATGAAGTTGGGAGAAATCTATCTCTTTATGTTCCTAATTGCGATTTTAATGTCCTATTTCCTTTCCAAATACATTACGA
It encodes:
- the hemA gene encoding glutamyl-tRNA reductase — translated: MEKYHISRGKHFYTIGLSYKKADADIRGHFSLTEEGKINLLNQAKIEGIDGLIVTSTCNRTEIYGFAQHPYQLIKLLCEHTHGTVEEFEKVAFVYKNREAISHMFIVGTGLDSQILGDFEIISQLKLAFIASKKVGVANPFLERLINSVIQASKRIKNETQLSSGATSVSFASVQYILNEVENVTDKNILLFGTGKIGRNTCENLVKHTKNSHITLINRTKDKAEKIAGKFNLRVKDYADLQSEIRQADILVVATGAQNPTISKELIYAKKQLLILDLSIPKNVADDVVGMENVTLIHLDQLSQMTDATLEKRKEFIPQAQEIIKEVEGDFIKWLEMRKFAPTIKALKKKLKTMKDAELDFQSKKITDFNSEQAEIVSNRIIQKIMNHFANHLKDDSNTSDESLELIQKVFQLEDSM
- the hemE gene encoding uroporphyrinogen decarboxylase; its protein translation is MIKNDLFLRALKGETVDRPPVWMMRQAGRYLPDFMKLKEKHDFFTRCRTPELATEITIMPINQVGPDAAILFSDILVIPQAMNIKVEMRPGVGPWLPNPVRTSKDVEKVYVPNVHEELGYVMDAIKMTKQALNDEVPLIGFAGSPWTILCYTVQGQGSKNFDIAKKFCFTNPAAAHTLLQKITDTTIAYLKAKVAAGVDAVQIFDSWGGMLSPTDYQIFSWRYMQQIIDALKDEVPVIAFGKGCWFALDEMSKSGASALGIDWTCSPRNARYLTGGNITLQGNFDPSRLYSPPAEIKKMVHQMIDEFGKDKYIVNLGHGILPDIPVENARAFIDAVKEYSK
- a CDS encoding MATE family efflux transporter, which produces MAHVNSAALGKDPIWKLLIKQALPASIGILVMSLNILVDTIFVGNWIGSIAIAAINVVLPVSFFIAALGMAIGIGGSSIISRALGSGDKPKALKTFGNQITLTLILSVFLVLVGLTFIDSIIPAFGGKGDIFAPAKIYYKVVLYGVPFLALCMMGNNVIRAEGKPKFAMIAMIIPSVANLFLDYILINVLDMGMLGAAIASSVSYFFCFSYVLWFFLSNHSELKINWPHFGFDFPILKEISSLGFVTLARQAVVSVTYLLMNNILFELGGEDSVTVYAIIGRMLMFALFPVLGVTQGFLPIAGYNYGAGHWDRVRKSINTAILYACGLGLLVFAGIMFFSENIVRVFTDNPVVVRDTPSAMRWVFAATPIIALQLIGSAYFQAIGKAVPALLLTLSRQGFFFIPLVLILPIYYGEIGVWIAFPIADVLSTLVTAYFLNREIRLRLKPSLPEKVS
- a CDS encoding AraC family transcriptional regulator translates to MNSEEKNVAGGFVDETKIEDGFFLLKFQNEEIKQQRITREIDSSYIQFHFCVKGEGKFLFNNSSYELPLKEEYSLLLYNPQQDLPLNLDLHAKSWLISMVISIKKFHSMFSQEAGYIPFLSSENSDKKYYKDGEITPSMAIVLNQLMNFNLMPSIKSLYFKAKAYELLSLYFNRSGDNNVEQCPFLVDEDNVMKIRRAKDIVIAHMAEPPSLQDLATEIGLSLKKLKEGFKQIYGDSVYSFLFDYKMEFARKLLDSGEFNVNEVGLKVGYSTASHFIAAFKKKFGTTPKKYVMSLTLPNNS
- a CDS encoding uroporphyrinogen-III synthase; translation: MATLLSTKILTTPQKQLLLNSGIGLVEYNAITIEFDNSSLDAPIPRNLIFTSQNGVKGFFTQYPEFQTRDLNIFCVGEKTKAQIEKEGYSVIASADYGEELANLIVKDFKEKEFLHICGSMRREELSKILKAENFSIKELVVYKTTLNPKKFNRTFEGVLFFSPSGVQSFCQKNSLNSSTAFCIGETTAAEAKKHTQHIVIANKPSIENVIVQAVKKYKK
- the hemH gene encoding ferrochelatase; amino-acid sequence: MSKGVLLVNLGSPDSTDPKDVKKYLGEFLMDERVIDVPLWARTILVKGIVLNTRPKQSAAAYKKIWWDEGSPLIVLSERLRDKIDENTSVPIVLAMRYGTPNIKSGLQELHDQGVDEVLIFPLYPQFAMATTETILVLAEELRQGFFPKMQFTSIPAFYNHPDYIRVLANSIQEKLKDVEYQHILFSYHGLPERHIRKSDITKSHCQIDGSCCNTASEAHQFCYRHQCFETTRLVAEYLQLKENTYSVSFQSRLGFDPWLQPYTDRTIERFGKQGMKNLAIVTPAFVSDCLETLEEIAMEGEEIFHEVGGEKFTVVPCLNTREDWVEVLSRWVDEWALAKEVEA
- the hemC gene encoding hydroxymethylbilane synthase, whose protein sequence is MNKVIRIGTRDSELALWQAKTVQAALENLGHKTELLPVKSTGDLNLDQPLYEMGITGIFTKTLDIAMLTGKIDVAVHSMKDVPTALPKGIVEAAVLKRANSIDVLIHKGLDFLDAGGVIATGSLRRKAQWLNKYPSHTCVDLRGNVNTRMQKLKDSDWNGAIFAAAGLERINLTPENSLDLDWMLPAPAQGAMLVVAMEKDSGTREVLKALNHRESEICVHIERDFLQVLEGGCTAPIGALATIEGNEITFKGALFSLDGKKKISVERKIAIKDAPNFGKECALKVLNNGGSVLMEEIKKVLN